A stretch of Palaemon carinicauda isolate YSFRI2023 chromosome 36, ASM3689809v2, whole genome shotgun sequence DNA encodes these proteins:
- the LOC137628612 gene encoding uncharacterized protein: MDVVTQCIRNQSPWCMIFANDVILCSTKQEVVEEKLEEWIREMENRGMKISRNKTGYLRLKNGEKGEASLQGERLKRVENFRYLGSTVAEDGALGAEIQAEWKNWKNVLGVLCDRKIGIKLKGRVHTTVVTLAIIYGAETWAVKNTEEKKMDVAEMRILRYIRGVTRRDKIPNELIRGITGRVLILDLNDANVDIIESFEIFNIITIMDAVI; the protein is encoded by the exons atggatgtagtaacacaatgTATTAGAAATCAGTCGCCTTggtgtatgatttttgctaatgatgttatactgtgtagcactaagcaagaggtagtagaagagaaactggaggagtggataagagaaatggaaaataggggaatGAAGATCAGCAGGAACAAGACAgggtatttgagattgaaaaatggcgagaaggGGGAAgctagtttacaaggagagagattgaaaagagttgaaaattttaggtatttaggatcaacagttgcagaggatggtgctCTGGGAGCAGAAATACAAGCagaatggaagaattggaaaaatgtGCTTGGAGTACtctgcgacaggaaaatagggattAAGTTGAAAGGCAGAGTACACACTACAGTTGTGACACTGGCAATAATatatggagcagagacgtgggcagTAAAGaatacagaagagaagaagatggatgtggcagagatgagaatattgAGATACATacgtggggtgacaagaagagataaaataccGAATGAGTTAATTAGGGGtatcacagga AGGGTCCTGATTTTAGATCTGAATGATGCCAACGTTGATATCATTGAAAGTTTTGAAATATTCAACATCATCACCATTATGGACGCTGTTATATGA